Below is a window of Streptomyces sp. WMMB303 DNA.
ACCGCCTGGGGGCGCCGCGGCAACTGGGCCGGGGCGTGGCGCTGCTGCGGGCCGCTGCCACCGCGGCAGTGTGCACGTCGCTCGCGGCGGCTGCCGGTCTGTTCACGGCGCTGCCTTCGGGCTGACTCCTGCGGCTACCGGGCCCGGTCCGAGCCGGACGAAGGGCCCTGGCCGACTCCGGCCTTCCGAGGTGCGGGAGCATGGGGTGCCTCCGGTGCACCCAGCACGACCACCTCCCGCGGGTCGAAGGCGACCCCCACCTCGGCTCCCTCCTGCGGTGCGTCCCGCAAGGTGCAGGCCGCCTGCAGGGGCGGTCCCGCGTCCGGGCGCAGCAGCACAGTGACCGTGGAGGCGTCCCCGCCGCGGAACGTGCGTGCCTCCACCGTGCAGCGCAGCCCCTCCCGAGCCTCCCGCAGCTGCACGCCGCCGGGGCGCACGAGCAGGTGGCCGCCGCCCTGCGGGGTGCTGTCCGGCACGGGCAGCTTCCCCCAGGCCGTGTCCGCGGTCGTGCCCTCGACGGTGGCCGGGGTGATGTTGTCGAACCCCAGGAAGCGGGCGACGAACTCGGAGGCGGGGCGCTGCCAGACCTCCAGCGGGGTGCCCGCCTGGGCGATGCGTCCGCGCTCCATCACCACGACCCGGTCGGCGAGCGCGAACGCCTCCCCATGGTCGTGGGTGACGGCGAGCACCGTCGTACCCAGCCTCCGGAACAGGCCGCGCAGTTCGACGACGAGGCGCTCGCGCAGTCCGCGGTCGAGCTGGCCCAGCGGCTCGTCCAGCATCAGCAGTCTCGGCTCCGGGGCCAGCGCGCGGGCCAGCGCGACACGCTGCTGCTCGCCGCCGGACAGCGCGGTCACCGCCCGCCGCCCCGCGCCCGGCAGCCCCACCAGGTCCAGCAGCTCGGCGACCCGGCGGTCGGTCTCGGCGCGGCCCATGCGGTGCATTCGCGGCCCGAAGCCGACGTTCCCGGCGACGTCGCGCTGCGGGAAGAGCTGGTGGTCCTGGAACATCAGGCCGACGCCCCGGCGGTGCGGCGGCACACCGGTCTGGTCCTGCCCCGACAGCAGCACCCGGCCGCTGCGGACCTCCTGCAGCCCTGCGACGACGCGCAGGAGGGTGGATTTGCCGCTTCCGCTGGGCCCCAGGACGCAGACCGTCTCGTGCGCGGCCACCTCCAGGTCGACCGCGTCCAGCGCGGTCCGCTCGCCGAAGCTCACGGTCACTTCGTCCAGCCGCAGCATCTACAACTCCCTCCGGCCGTCGGTTCGCACCCGCTCCAGCGCGAGCAGTACCCCCGCACAGACGAGCATGAGAAGAGTGCTCAGGGCCATGGCCTGCCCGTAGTGCGCTTCCCCGGCCCGTCCCAGCATCCGGGCCACCGCGACCGGCAGGGTGGGTGCGTCGGGCCGGGCGATGAACACGGTCGCGCCGAACTCGCCCAGCGAGACGGTGAAGGCGAACCCGGCGGCCACCAGCAGCGCGCGGCGCACCAGCGGGAAGTCGACTTCCCGCCAGGCCCGCAGCGGGGAGGCGCCCAGCACGGCCGCGGTCTCCCGCAGCCTCACGTCCACGGCACGCAGCACCGGCAGCATGGTGCGGATGACGAACGGGACGCCGACCAGCGCCTGGGCCAGCGGCACCAGGATCCAGCTCGACCGCAGATCCAGCGGTGGCTCGTCCAGCGCGACGAGGAAGCCGAAGCCGACGGTAACGGCCGAGGTGCCCAGCGGGAGCATCAGCAGCGCGTCGAATCCCCGGACCAGCCGCCCGGCCCGACGGGTGAGGGCGGCCGCGGCCAGCCCGCCCACCACCAGGGCGATGGCCGTCGCCACGGCGGCGTAGGCCAGTGAGTTGCCGATGGCCTCGATGGGCGCGACGACGAAGGTCGCACTGTCGGAGCGGGCACCCAGCGCGCGGAAGAAGGCGAGACCGTATCCGTCCGGTCCCTCCAGTGCCCGCAGGACCAGCACGAGGAGCGGGACGACCGTCAGCACGAGCATCACGCCCAGCACGGTGCCCACCGTCGTCCACTGGCCGGGCCCTGCCGGGCGGCGGGCGGCGTGGTCCGCGGGTACCAGGCTGAGTGCGCTCTCCCGCTTGCGCAGTGCCCAGGCGTGCACGACGAGCAGTGCGGCGACGGCGGCGAGTTGGGTGAGCGTCAGCACGGCGGCGGTCGGCAGGTCCAGCAGGGTGGCCGTCTGCCGGTAGATCTCGACCTCCAGCGTGGCGTACCTCGGCCCGCCCAGGACCTGGATGACGCCGAAGCTGGTGAAGGTGAACAGGAAGACGATCAGCGCGGCGGCCGCCACGGACGGCGCCAGCGCGGGCAGAGTGACCCGCCGCCAGGCGGCGAACCGGCCGGCGCCCAGGACGCGTGCGGCTTCCTCCTGGCGCGGATCGAGCTGGGACCACAGGCTGCCGACGGTGCGCACGACAACCGCGTAGTTGAAGAAGACGTGCGCCAGCAGGATCGCCCACACGCTGGTGTCCAGTCGTACCCCGAACCAGACGTCCAGCGCTCCCTCACGCCCGGCCAGCGCGAGGAAGGCCGAGCCGACGACGACTGTCGGCAGCACGAACGGCACCGTCACCACGGCGCGCAGCAGCCGCTTGCCCGGAAAGTCGAACCTGGCGAACACGTAGGCGCCGGGAAGGGCCAACGCGAGAGTGAGCGCGGTGGAGGCCGCGGCCTGCCACAGCGT
It encodes the following:
- a CDS encoding iron ABC transporter permease; the protein is MAVPAAFFALFFGYPVAAIVFRGLHEGGDWHFGRTARVLGDPDILQVLWFTLWQAAASTALTLALALPGAYVFARFDFPGKRLLRAVVTVPFVLPTVVVGSAFLALAGREGALDVWFGVRLDTSVWAILLAHVFFNYAVVVRTVGSLWSQLDPRQEEAARVLGAGRFAAWRRVTLPALAPSVAAAALIVFLFTFTSFGVIQVLGGPRYATLEVEIYRQTATLLDLPTAAVLTLTQLAAVAALLVVHAWALRKRESALSLVPADHAARRPAGPGQWTTVGTVLGVMLVLTVVPLLVLVLRALEGPDGYGLAFFRALGARSDSATFVVAPIEAIGNSLAYAAVATAIALVVGGLAAAALTRRAGRLVRGFDALLMLPLGTSAVTVGFGFLVALDEPPLDLRSSWILVPLAQALVGVPFVIRTMLPVLRAVDVRLRETAAVLGASPLRAWREVDFPLVRRALLVAAGFAFTVSLGEFGATVFIARPDAPTLPVAVARMLGRAGEAHYGQAMALSTLLMLVCAGVLLALERVRTDGRREL
- a CDS encoding ABC transporter ATP-binding protein; this encodes MLRLDEVTVSFGERTALDAVDLEVAAHETVCVLGPSGSGKSTLLRVVAGLQEVRSGRVLLSGQDQTGVPPHRRGVGLMFQDHQLFPQRDVAGNVGFGPRMHRMGRAETDRRVAELLDLVGLPGAGRRAVTALSGGEQQRVALARALAPEPRLLMLDEPLGQLDRGLRERLVVELRGLFRRLGTTVLAVTHDHGEAFALADRVVVMERGRIAQAGTPLEVWQRPASEFVARFLGFDNITPATVEGTTADTAWGKLPVPDSTPQGGGHLLVRPGGVQLREAREGLRCTVEARTFRGGDASTVTVLLRPDAGPPLQAACTLRDAPQEGAEVGVAFDPREVVVLGAPEAPHAPAPRKAGVGQGPSSGSDRAR